A genomic window from Glycine max cultivar Williams 82 chromosome 17, Glycine_max_v4.0, whole genome shotgun sequence includes:
- the FILA gene encoding YABBY protein FILa translates to MSSSSSTLSLDHLPPSEQLCYVHCNICDTVLAVSVPCTSLFKTVTVRCGHCTNLLPVNMRGLLMPSPTQFHLGHSFFSPSHNLLEEIPNPTPNFLMNQTNFSASHEFSMPARTAADELPRPPITNRPPEKRQRVPSAYNRFIKDEIQRIKSVNPDITHREAFSAAAKNWAHFPHIHFGLMPDQTVKKTNVCQQDGEEVLMKDGFYASANVGVSPY, encoded by the exons ATGTCATCCTCTTCCAGCACATTATCACTGGACCACCTCCCTCCTTCCGAACAGCTTTGTTATGTTCACTGCAACATTTGTGACACCGTCCTCGCT GTAAGTGTTCCTTGCACAAGCTTGTTCAAGACCGTCACTGTCCGATGCGGCCATTGCACTAACCTCCTCCCAGTGAACATGCGAGGGTTGCTTATGCCATCTCCCACTCAATTTCATTTGGGTCACTCTTTCTTCTCCCCATCTCATAACCTTCTG GAGGAGATACCAAACCCCACTCCAAATTTTCTTATGAACCAAACAAATTTCAGTGCGTCACATGAGTTCTCTATGCCTGCTAGGACTGCAGCTGATGAGCTTCCACGGCCACCGATCACAAACAGAC CTCCTGAGAAGAGACAGAGAGTCCCCTCAGCGTACAATCGCTTTATCAA GGACGAGATCCAACGCATCAAGTCTGTCAATCCCGATATAACTCACAGGGAAGCCTTCAGTGCAGCTGCAAAGAAT TGGGCCCACTTCCCACACATCCACTTTGGTCTCATGCCTGATCAGACTGTGAAGAAGACAAATGTGTGCCAGCAG GATGGAGAAGAGGTTCTCATGAAAGATGGGTTTTATGCTTCGGCTAATGTTGGTGTCTCACCCTACTAA